A section of the Triticum dicoccoides isolate Atlit2015 ecotype Zavitan chromosome 7A, WEW_v2.0, whole genome shotgun sequence genome encodes:
- the LOC119331941 gene encoding uncharacterized protein LOC119331941 yields MAGGRQSEISIDLTNINTMGTQVPENGSSEVSRGVFGIGTVSMRQHTINGSSNRNLLPPSHESSSSNNDDFELLWGHRKYLVLLGVLAVGVTYNAGLTPPGGSWTLNKDGHDAGDPVMHAGFSERYEVFFYCNATAFTASLVLIILLLSKSVTRKRMWLHSMQLTMILDLFSLLGAYAAGSCRALKSSIYIWVLVFAVITYVGIHTLVSTRFIPRKLKQNLQRMINTVLIKRGFLVRQVSIPLENVEEARKFILTLVIFAATITYQAGLNPPGGFWAENDHGSNKVHMAFPPYKHHPATSVLRSNYLCRYNIFIVSNSTSFVASLVIIILLLSPKLSGHGIRTKAVIVCVVVDLSCLIVAYAAGCCREVATSFYVVFIIVIVWISFAILAGFFVCRPVANWLQKVKTSSLCCVEKLGRALSLSFSRHRHSNAEQENSYASNHHSSVRSTDTPAEDDTPEPQDQPADNQQLPNIREDESHEEHAPAEERNQISDDEEAVNHSQHLSGNSQQSTNIEVVASNAECPSTHVQRVANPECQSTDVEQNMPVRQSNGDTSHDIVDEGLSAPAEATGNADSAEQNNLVEDNNPSTEILCSDDHPIHSENVHTGSNQVPNQNADDIRTEKHLKKTRTCMLLLAILAVSLAYQSGLNPPGGFWSRSKDHHSAADRILEDTHHRRFIAFFYLNAIAFVASIVMITLLLNKMVSNKVTKRRALPITMIVVLLSLTGAFAVGNCREAKKTIFISALVCSVLAYVLIHVLIAVHIIPPEWRRQVADMLEHSVSHFCSVSRQLGHNQTGGDTSEKELGRRRNLLLTIAILAVTVTYQAGMNPPGGVWSDDKDATGTPGNPILQDTHPKRYDVFYYSNSVSFVSSVVVTILLVNKESCEYGIKSYALRVCLVAGLLGLLIAYVAGSCRNIKQSIYLSIIAMAVLVSLLIQVLLSSLHGTLGRPLAKCLVFLHNLLFHAEGERVIIPVRPKASVVKEKEVRKRHKYLMLLAILAASIAYQAGLNPPGGFWSDDEGHVPGNPVLRDINHRRYKIFFCFNSFAFMASIVVILLLLSKSIRKKAVPLGVLHLIMILDMLALMTAFAAGSCRKLRTSVYVYALVGGVVVILLLLIIVSNAIAKYRKAGEGSGINSPRRPEPVSGANTPA; encoded by the coding sequence ATGGCAGGTGGCAGGCAATCCGAAATCAGCATTGATCTGACCAACATCAACACCATGGGTACCCAGGTACCAGAGAATGGTTCGAGTGAAGTCAGCAGAGGTGTTTTTGGAATTGGTACTGTCAGCATGAGGCAACATACCATCAATGGCTCGTCCAACAGAAATTTATTACCCCCTAGCCATGAATCCAGCTCCAGCAACAATGATGATTTTGAGCTCTTGTGGGGACATCGTAAATATTTGGTACTTCTTGGAGTCCTAGCAGTTGGTGTGACATACAATGCTGGATTAACACCACCAGGGGGATCATGGACACTAAACAAGGATGGTCATGATGCTGGTGACCCTGTCATGCATGCTGGCTTTTCTGAACGATATGAGGTGTTCTTTTACTGCAATGCAACAGCCTTCACTGCATCTCTTGTCTTAATCATCTTGCTTCTCAGTAAGAGTGTGACAAGGAAGAGAATGTGGCTCCACTCAATGCAATTAACCATGATATTGGACCTATTCAGCCTGCTTGGGGCTTATGCTGCCGGAAGTTGCAGGGCACTCAAGTCATCCATTTACATCTGGGTTCTAGTCTTTGCGGTCATCACATATGTTGGGATCCATACCCTAGTATCCACAAGGTTTATTCCAAGAAAATTGAAACAGAATCTGCAGAGAATGATAAATACAGTTCTAATCAAACGGGGTTTCCTTGTGAGGCAAGTGAGCATCCCTCTAGAGAACGTTGAGGAGGCTCGCAAGTTCATTTTGACGCTTGTAATTTTTGCTGCTACTATCACATACCAAGCAGGATTGAATCCACCAGGCGGCTTTTGGGCTGAAAATGACCATGGTTCTAATAAGGTGCATATGGCCTTTCCTCCTTACAAGCATCATCCGGCTACTTCTGTTCTCCGGAGTAACTACCTTTGTCGTTATAATATATTCATCGTTTCCAATTCAACTTCCTTCGTGGCATCTTTGGTCATAATCATACTGCTTCTGAGCCCAAAACTGAGTGGACATGGAATAAGGACCAAAGCAGTGATTGTATGTGTGGTAGTGGACCTATCGTGCCTAATTGTTGCGTATGCTGCAGGATGTTGTAGAGAGGTAGCAACATCATTCTATGTGGTGTTTATCATCGTCATAGTTTGGATCTCCTTTGCAATTTTAGCTGGATTCTTTGTTTGCAGGCCTGTAGCAAATTGGCTACAAAAGGTCAAAACAAGCAGCCTTTGTTGCGTGGAAAAATTGGGCCGTGCACTTTCATTGAGCTTTAGTAGACACAGACATAGCAATGCAGAGCAGGAGAATTCTTATGCAAGTAATCATCATTCTTCAGTCCGTTCAACTGATACACCTGCAGAAGATGACACCCCTGAACCACAAGACCAGCCTGCAGACAATCAGCAACTTCCAAATATCAGAGAGGATGAGTCCCATGAGGAGCATGCACCTGCAGAAGAAAGAAATCAAATTTCAGATGATGAAGAGGCTGTGAATCACTCACAGCATCTGTCAGGGAACAGCCAGCAATCAACAAATATCGAGGTTGTTGCGTCCAACGCGGAGTGTCCGTCTACACATGTCCAGCGTGTTGCAAATCCGGAGTGTCAGTCCACAGATGTTGAGCAAAATATGCCGGTCAGGCAGAGTAACGGAGACACTAGTCATGACATAGTGGATGAAGGGCTTTCTGCACCTGCGGAAGCCACTGGCAATGCAGACTCTGCTGAACAAAACAATCTGGTTGAAGATAATAACCCTAGTACTGAGATTCTTTGCAGTGATGACCATCCTATACATTCTGAGAATGTACATACTGGCAGCAATCAAGTACCCAATCAAAATGCTGATGACATTCGAACTGAGAAGCATCTGAAGAAGACCCGCACATGTATGCTGCTTCTTGCCATTCTTGCAGTATCTCTGGCATACCAATCAGGCCTGAATCCACCAGGTGGCTTTTGGTCAAGAAGTAAAGATCATCATTCAGCTGCTGATCGCATCCTTGAGGACACCCATCATCGCCGGTTCATTGCATTCTTCTATCTCAATGCAATCGCCTTTGTGGCATCCATTGTCATGATCACTTTGCTCTTGAACAAGATGGTGAGCAACAAGGTTACCAAACGGCGTGCGTTGCCAATAACGATGATAGTGGTCCTACTTTCCCTAACCGGAGCTTTTGCTGTGGGGAACTGCAGGGAGGCAAAGAAGACTATTTTCATATCAGCGCTCGTATGCAgtgtacttgcttatgttctaattCATGTCTTGATAGCAGTACATATAATTCCTCCAGAATGGAGAAGGCAGGTGGCAGACATGCTAGAGCACTCAGTTAGTCATTTTTGCTCAGTGTCGCGTCAATTAGGCCACAACCAGACTGGGGGTGATACTAGTGAGAAGGAGTTGGGAAGAAGACGTAATCTGCTATTGACCATTGCTATTTTAGCGGTGACTGTCACATACCAAGCTGGCATGAACCCTCCAGGAGGTGTCTGGTCTGATGACAAAGATGCCACGGGAACTCCAGGCAATCCAATCCTTCAGGATACCCATCCAAAACGCTATGATGTGTTCTACTACTCAAATTCAGTTTCATTTGTGTCATCTGTGGTCGTCACAATATTACTTGTGAATAAGGAATCCTGTGAGTATGGAATCAAGTCCTATGCACTGCGAGTGTGTTTGGTGGCGGGATTGCTTGGCCTCCTCATTGCCTATGTTGCAGGAAGTTGCAGAAATATTAAACAGTCCATCTATCTGAGCATCATTGCTATGGCAGTTCTAGTCTCCCTTCTGATTCAAGTTCTGCTCTCTTCGTTGCATGGCACACTAGGAAGACCATTGGCTAAGTGTCTAGTATTTCTACACAATCTTCTCTTTCATGCAGAGGGTGAACGAGTAATCATTCCCGTGAGGCCAAAAGCTTCAGTTGTCAAAGAAAAAGAAGTGAGAAAGAGACACAAGTATCTGATGCTTCTTGCAATTTTAGCAGCATCGATCGCATACCAAGCTGGTCTGAACCCACCTGGTGGATTCTGGTCTGATGATGAGGGCCATGTACCAGGCAATCCCGTCCTTCGTGATATTAATCACCGACGGTACAAGATATTCTTCTGCTTCAATTCTTTCGCATTCATGGCATCCATTGTCGTGATCCTGCTTCTGTTGAGTAAATCTATCAGGAAGAAGGCTGTGCCACTTGGGGTGTTGCACTTGATTATGATACTGGATATGCTGGCTCTCATGACAGCTTTTGCTGCGGGAAGCTGCCGCAAGTTGAGGACTTCAGTGTATGTCTATGCACTAGTTGGTGGCGTTGTAGTAATCCTGCTGCTCCTAATTATTGTGTCAAATGCAATTGCAAAATATCGGAAGGCAGGAGAGGGAAGTGGGATTAACTCCCCGAGACGTCCTGAACCTGTTTCAGGAGCAAACACACCGGCATGA